The sequence CCAGGGCACTCGTCCTGTTCGACCCGACCTCCTCGACCTCCAAGGACCTCGCGGGCCAGTTCACGCCGAGCCTGCAAAGCCAGGGCATCCAGGTCGTCAGCACCTATCCGTACACCGAGAACATCTCCAGCCCGGCCCAGGTGGTCGAACGGCTGCGCGCGACCGGGGCGGACACCCTCGTCGGCGCCGCGCAGATAGACAGCTTCATCGACATCTACGCGGCCGCGCGTCAGGCCGGCCTCAAGCTCAACGTCGCGCTCAGCAGCGCCGGCTACAGCCCGAGCCTGCTGCGGACGCACGGCAGCGCCATCGCCGGGATGTCGGTCATGGTCGACTACGTGCCCTTCGAACAGCCCGCGCCCGCCATGCAGACCTATCAGAAGGCCATGGCCGACTACGCGCCGGAACTCGCCGACCCGGACGACGAGATCGCGCTCGGCTCCTATGTCGCCACCGACGAGATGATCCAGGGCCTCAAGCTCGCCGGCACCTGCCCGACCCGGCCCGCGTTCATCAGGAACCTGCGCCAGGTGCACGACTTCACCGGCGGCGGCCTGTTCGCGCCTACGGATCTCTCGCAGCCCGCCGCGCCGCCGCCGTGCTTCGACTTCCTCAAGGTCAACCCGGCCGGAACGGCCTTCACGGTCGTGCCCGGCAACCGACCGGACGGATTCTGGTGCGGCGAGACTCTCGAAGCGCCACCGACCAAGGGCTAGACCCCGGACCAGAACCGTCAACCGGCGGCAACGGCAGCCCGAACCGAGCCCGCGGTGACCAGAGGAAGGTCGGCCATGGTGACGATGCCGGGGCGGGCGGCCACCACGGCGGGGATCGCGTTCACCGCGGGGTTCGCGGTGTTCGCGTCCTTGTCGAGGGCGTTCGACGGATAGTCCAGCTCGTACCGGAGCCGGACGTTGGGAATGCCGCGCACCTCGATCTGGTAGCCCTCGTTGATCTCCCAGTCCGGTTCCATGGCCTGCCCGAGCCGCCACAGCAGGCCCACCGCGATCAGCGGCCTGCCGGCGACGATTCCCTCCCAGGTCCCGTTCAGGCCACAGACGGCGCCCTTCGGGATGTCCATGTAGCCCAGGTGCAGGTCCTTCGTCGCGACGCCGAACTCGGCGGTGTAGCGCACCTCGTCGAGCCGCACCCGCAGGGTCTCGGCCATGACCTCGACGACGTCGCGGAAGACCAGCTGGCGTTCCCGCGCGGTCTCGACCAGCCCGGGAGTGTCCGGCGGCGACCCGAAGCCGAGGGACCGCCAGGTCTCGGCCGACTCGTAGGAGGTCGCGTCGGACTGCTCGAAGATCGAGATCCGTTCGATCTCCCGGCAGGCCGCCGCCGCGGTGAGCGCCACCGCGCTCGCGAGCCCCGGGTTGATGCCGCTCCCGTAGAGCGACACGCCGCCCTTCTTCGCCGCCTCGTCGAGCCGGAGCCGGTCCGGCTCGCCGTACGAATGCCCGGTGATGAAGTTGGCCGTCGAGACGACGTTGATGCCAGCCTCCAGCAGCCGGACCAGCTCGTCGACGTTCCAGACCAGCGGCATGTAGGCGACGACGTCCGGCCGCAGCGCCACGATCTCGTCGACGTCGTTGGTCGTGGTGATGCCGAGCGGGGGTAAGCCGACCAGCTCGCCGACGTCCTGACCGGCCTTGGCCGCGCTCCAGACGTAGCAGCCCACCAGCTCCAGCTCGGGATGCGCGACCACCCCCCGCACCGCGGCGCGCGCCACGCCACCCATCGTCCACTGCGCCACCCGAAGAGCCATGGCTGATTCGCCTTTCTGTACCAGCGGAATTGTGCGGACCGGGACCGACCGCATCCCCCGACCGCGGTACCGTACCAGGATGCTGAGCGAGCGTTAAGCACTTCGGACGGCCCACCACGACCGTCCGCGGCGCACAGCCGGTCACCGACGGTCTCCAGGAGCCGCGATCTTTTGAACGATCGCTTAGTACCAATACACGCGAGTCGCGTGAGGTGCGATCGTGACCGGTCCTCCGGTCCGGGGGGCATGGCGGGTGAGCCGGCCCGCGGGCCAGAATGGGCGGATGTCATCTCCCGCGGTCATGGTCGTCGAGGACGACGTGAACGTCTCGTATGTGGTCGCGACGGCGCTACGGCTGGCGGCCTTCGAGGTGGTGGAGGTCTCGACGGGGCGTGAGGCGCTGCGCGTCGCGGGCGGTGACGCTCCGCCAAGTCTTGTCGTGATGGACGTGATGTTGCCCGACCTCGACGGGTTCGAGGTCTGCCACAGGCTGCAGGCCTGCGGCTCGGACGTGCCGGTCCTGTTCCTGTCCGCTCGGGGCAACCTCGACGACCGGTTGCGGGGCCTGTCCGCGGGCGCGGATGACTACCTGGCCAAACCGTTCAGCGTTGAGGAACTGGTGGCGCGGATCAGGGTCATCCTGCGGCGCCGCGGGGTGCTGACGGAGGCCTCCGCGTTGACCTGCGGTGCCCTGCGCCTCGACGAGGATGCCCGCCGCGTGACCGTCGGGGGCCGCACCATCGCGCTGTCACCCACTGAGTACAAGCTTCTGCGATTCCTGTTACGCAACGCGGGCCGGGCGGTAAGCCGTGCGCAGATCCTCGACCACGTGTGGGACTACGGCTTCGATGGTGAGTCGACGGTCGTGGAGACGTTTATCTCCTCCCTGCGGAAGAAGGTCGACACGGCCCCGCCGACGCTTATCCACACCGTCCGGGGCGTTGGCTACCGCCTCAGCGAGGAATGAAATCAACGTGACGCTGAGGCTGCGCCTCGGGGTGACCGGAGTGCTGCTGCTGGGCGTTCTCGGGTTGGCCGGGTATCTGCTGATCCGGTCGGTGTGGGCAGTCCAGGTCGCCCAGATCGATCGGCAGCTCACCGGGTCGGCACCAGTGGTGCTCTACTCGTTGGGCAACGCGGGGCCGGGGCGCGGCCTCTCCGATCTCGCGAGTGCCTCTGGCGCTCCGGCCGGCCCGGACATCCCCGCTTCGGGCGGTGTCGCCGTCCAAGCCCGTTTGAACGACTTCTACGTCGCCGTGGTGTCAGGTGACCGCCGTAGGGTGCTTCTCGCGCCGAGCGTCGACCCGGGCCAGGCCCCGCGGGCGCCCGCTGGCGCACCACGCGTCCTGACCGCCCTGCGCCCGGCGACCGTGTCCTCGTTCTCGGGTGCGGGCCGGTGGCGGGCCGTGCTCGTCGCGGGTACCGGCGGCGAGGGTGTTCTGCTGGCCCAGTCGTTGTCGCGGGTGGAGGCGACAACCGGGCGGGTGCGTCTCGTGGCGTCGGGGGCGGGCATGCTGGTGCTGATCGTGATGTTCGCCGCTGGCTATTGGGTGGAACGGCTCGGCTTGCGGCCGATCACCCGGGTGACCCGGGTCGCCGACGCGATCTCCGCGGGGAAGAGGTCCCGCCGGGTGGACGTGCGAGGATCGCCCCGCTCCGAAGCCAGCCATCTCGCGCGGGCCTTCAACATCATGTTGGATGAGGAGCAGGCGAGCCAGGACCGGCTGCGCCGGTTCGTTGGCGATGCCTCGCACGAGTTGCGCACCCCTGTCTCGGTGATTCAGGGGCTGGCTGAGATCTGGAGCCAGGGATCCCCGCTGAACGGTGCCGACCTTGACGAGATGATGCGGCGGATCGGCCAGGAGAGCCGGCGCATGGCGGATCTCGTCGAGAACCTGCTGCTACTGGCACGACTGGACGAACGTAAGCCGGTGCGACGCGGAGAGATCGACCTCGCCGCCCTGGTGCGGGATGTTGCCTTCGATGCCTCATTGCTGCATCCGTCCCGCGACCTCACCTGCGACGCGAAGGACTCGGCCATTGTCCTCGGCGACGAGTCGGGGCTACGCCAGGTCGTTTCCAACCTGTGCCAGAACGCGCTCATCCATACGCCACCGACCGCGTCGGTGGCGCTGAGCGTGGCCGTAGATGATGCTGGCGGTAGAGCGGTTCTCGAAGTGCGTGACACCGGCCCGGGCATGACAGCCCAGGATGCCGAACGGGCGTTTGACCGCTTCTGGCGAGCCGACGCGAGCCGCGTCCGTCCCGGTTCGGGTCTCGGCCTGCCGATTGTCGCGGCGATCGTCACCGCCCACGGCGGATCGGTCACCATCGAGTCCTCACCGGACCTCGGCACGCTCGTCCGGGCCGTCCTGCCCGCGGCGGGCCCATCCAGCAAACCCGCAACTGGCGTTCAAGAGGCCGCAAGGTTGGGCGGCAAGGCTACCGGGGATGCCGAACAATCCCCAGGACGCGCCGTCTCCGCGTCACGAGTCGCCCCCGTCCCACCTGGGGACAGGCGCCCTGTCCCCAGAGACGCCGGCTCCTGAGCGGTCCAGGTACCTGGCTGGCCGTCGTGGCGCCCCTCGCGGGTGGATCCCGGTCGCCCTGGCCGCCGGCCTGCTGCTCGGCGCCGGGAGCATGATGGCTCTCGGGCAGCACATCCAGCGCCCGCGGCCCACGCGGGCCGCGGCGACCGGGCATGGGCGCATCGTCCTGTGGGGCGACTCGCTCGCGTGGGAAGCACGCGGACCGTTCACCCACGTCGCGACTCTCGACGGCGATGAGGTTCTCGACCGCACCTGGCCCGGCACCGCGATCTGCGACTACGTCGCCGACATGCGCACCCAGATCCGCGACTGGCACCCGACTGTCGCTGTGCTGTCCTTCTCCGGGAACGGTTTCACCCCCTGCATGCGAGGGCGCGACCCGCTCACCGCCTACCGCGAGGATGCGAGCACCGCGGTCGCACTGC is a genomic window of Pseudofrankia inefficax containing:
- a CDS encoding NAD(P)H-dependent amine dehydrogenase family protein; the protein is MALRVAQWTMGGVARAAVRGVVAHPELELVGCYVWSAAKAGQDVGELVGLPPLGITTTNDVDEIVALRPDVVAYMPLVWNVDELVRLLEAGINVVSTANFITGHSYGEPDRLRLDEAAKKGGVSLYGSGINPGLASAVALTAAAACREIERISIFEQSDATSYESAETWRSLGFGSPPDTPGLVETARERQLVFRDVVEVMAETLRVRLDEVRYTAEFGVATKDLHLGYMDIPKGAVCGLNGTWEGIVAGRPLIAVGLLWRLGQAMEPDWEINEGYQIEVRGIPNVRLRYELDYPSNALDKDANTANPAVNAIPAVVAARPGIVTMADLPLVTAGSVRAAVAAG
- a CDS encoding ABC transporter substrate-binding protein; amino-acid sequence: MRKRTTKRPRRPRAATAIAAVIVGLPAALAGCATGSSASGGTSNGPCASPGVTADSITIGLIYPDSGAVSAGFRDARSGVDARVGLQNASGGVNGRKLVIEWRDDRSEPAGFANAAHDLVDRQNVFGLIAVSIGLPPSADWLQKTGVPVTGIATSADWSQHPNLFHFGSIFNEGAAVDTFGKYVRSQNGTRALVLFDPTSSTSKDLAGQFTPSLQSQGIQVVSTYPYTENISSPAQVVERLRATGADTLVGAAQIDSFIDIYAAARQAGLKLNVALSSAGYSPSLLRTHGSAIAGMSVMVDYVPFEQPAPAMQTYQKAMADYAPELADPDDEIALGSYVATDEMIQGLKLAGTCPTRPAFIRNLRQVHDFTGGGLFAPTDLSQPAAPPPCFDFLKVNPAGTAFTVVPGNRPDGFWCGETLEAPPTKG
- a CDS encoding sensor histidine kinase, giving the protein MTLRLRLGVTGVLLLGVLGLAGYLLIRSVWAVQVAQIDRQLTGSAPVVLYSLGNAGPGRGLSDLASASGAPAGPDIPASGGVAVQARLNDFYVAVVSGDRRRVLLAPSVDPGQAPRAPAGAPRVLTALRPATVSSFSGAGRWRAVLVAGTGGEGVLLAQSLSRVEATTGRVRLVASGAGMLVLIVMFAAGYWVERLGLRPITRVTRVADAISAGKRSRRVDVRGSPRSEASHLARAFNIMLDEEQASQDRLRRFVGDASHELRTPVSVIQGLAEIWSQGSPLNGADLDEMMRRIGQESRRMADLVENLLLLARLDERKPVRRGEIDLAALVRDVAFDASLLHPSRDLTCDAKDSAIVLGDESGLRQVVSNLCQNALIHTPPTASVALSVAVDDAGGRAVLEVRDTGPGMTAQDAERAFDRFWRADASRVRPGSGLGLPIVAAIVTAHGGSVTIESSPDLGTLVRAVLPAAGPSSKPATGVQEAARLGGKATGDAEQSPGRAVSASRVAPVPPGDRRPVPRDAGS
- a CDS encoding response regulator transcription factor, with the translated sequence MSSPAVMVVEDDVNVSYVVATALRLAAFEVVEVSTGREALRVAGGDAPPSLVVMDVMLPDLDGFEVCHRLQACGSDVPVLFLSARGNLDDRLRGLSAGADDYLAKPFSVEELVARIRVILRRRGVLTEASALTCGALRLDEDARRVTVGGRTIALSPTEYKLLRFLLRNAGRAVSRAQILDHVWDYGFDGESTVVETFISSLRKKVDTAPPTLIHTVRGVGYRLSEE